The following is a genomic window from Acidobacteriota bacterium.
CCCGCATTTCTCACCAGGGGGCATGATCATGGCGCAGGAATTTTCCCTTCAGCGCGTGCTCGCGACCGAAGAGCGTAGCGGTTTCTACGGTCGAGGGAGCATGTGCGCGCTGAAGGGAAAAGGACAAGCCAGGGCATGCCCAGTGCGTCTGTAATCCGCAACCCCTTGACACGGAGCCAAACAAGGACCTGAAGATAAACTGCTTTTGTCCTGCCTCCAGCGGCCTGGTGAGAAATGCGGGCTTGGGCGCCAGGTCGAGAGCTGAACGCGTTCCGCAAGCGGCCCGTGTTTCCGGACAAGGACTTAACGGGCCGTCTGCGACGCCTTCGCTTCCTCGAAATGACGGACGGCGCTTTCGAACTTGTCGCGGCAACCAGGATTGCAGAACCCGACTACATGACCGCCGTATTCGGTGAGGGAATCGGCCTGAACCGTCTTGCCGGATCAGGGGCAGGTCTCGTTGACGCAATCGGAAATGTCGAGAGCGCGCATGCGATCGTCCTTTGAGAAATGCGGATCAGGTCTGTGGCGCCGCCACCAGAGCCCTCTGAAAGAATTCCTCGATCCGGTCCATGACTTCCCTCTCGCTCCGGGACTCATAGATGGCTTTGCGAAGGGCGGCTCCTCGGGGAATGGCGTGGGTAAACCAGGAGGCAAACTGTTTCATCTTCCCAATGGCTCCCGGGGTTTCCTCTTCGAACAACAGCGAAAAATAGCGCTTGATCAGATCGTACTTGTCGCCGACCTCCGGGAGCGTCACCGGAATCCCGCATTCGGTTTCACCGATCTGACGGAAAATCCAGGGGTTGGTCAAGGCTCCCCGGCCAACCATGACTCCATCGCATCCCGTCTCATTCCGCATCCTCATGGCATCAGCCGCGGTAATGATGTCCCCGTTGCCGATGACGGGAATCGTGAGGTGGGCCTTCAGGCGGGCGATGATGCGCCAGTCGGCTTTCCCTGAAAACCCCTGGACTCGGGTTCGGGGATGCAGGGTGATGGCTTCGACTCCCAGGTCCTCCGCCATTCGGCCGATTTCCAGAGCCACGATCTCCGACTCGCTCCAACCGGAACGGATCTTGATGGTGAAAGGAATCCGCGCCGCCGCCCGAATCTCCTTGAGGATTCGCTCCAACAGCTTCGGTTCCCGAAGCAGGGCCGATCCTCCGCACGCCTTCACAACCTTTTTGGCCGGACAGCCCAGATTCAGATCGATGGCGTCGAAACCCAGGTCCTCAACCATCCGGGTGGCTTCCGCCAGGCGCCCCGGGTCCGATCCAAAAAGCTGGGCCGTGACCGGACGCTCCTCCTCGTGGTAGAAGAGCATCCGCCTGCTCTTTACCGAGTGCCTGGTGAGACCCTCGGCGCTGGTAAACTCGGTCATGACCAGGCCACAACCGCCCAATCGCTTGATCAAGCGACGAAAAACGCTGTCGGTCAAGCCGGCCATGGGTGAGAGGAAGGTTGCCGGGGTCACTGCAATATGTCGAATTTTCAGGATCGAGGACTGTTCGGCAAGTATCATCGGAAGAGTCGTCCGAAGACGCATTCAAATGCTCGCCGGGAAGTGGCATCTCTTGCCGGCCCGGCACCCGGCGGGATCCGATGCCATTCTACACCGTACGTGGCCGGCATTTCTCCCCGGGCGGTCGAATCCACCTTGAAAAACAAACACCCCGGAGACTGATGGCAGGCGGTGTCATGCTTCAAGGGTTTCCACCTGTTTCCGAGCACCTCCCCAACCGGAGCCGGTGCTTCCGCAGGAACTTGAGCAGGCTGAACAGGTGATGCCGCTTGGCGCCCAACCTCCAGCCCCGGGCGCTGTCCCTGCGGTGGCTGTGCACCATGCAGGCTGCCGGATTGTAGAGCACCTTCCAGCCCCGATCCCACATGCTCTTACACAGGTCCACGTCCTCGAAGTAGAGGAAAAATCGCTCGTCCATAAGAGCATTCGATTCCGTGGCTGCCCTGCGGACCAACATGGCGGCTCCCAGCCCCCAATCCACTTCAGCCAGGCTCCGGTGGTCCCAGTCGGCCATCAAATGGCGCTGCAGGCCGGGATGGTTCGACCAGAAGCGCCGAAAGGGAGCACGCCGCATCAGCAGGGTGGCAAGGGTGTAAAAGCGCCGGCAGGAGTACTGGAGACTGCCGTCCGGACTATTGAGTCGAGGCAACACCACACCCGCATCGGGGTGCTGCTCCAGGGTATTCGCCAGGATCTGCAGCGCTCCGGCCTCAACCCGCACATCCGGATTCAATAGCAGTAGAAACGAACCCCGGGCGTGACGACACCCCTGGTTGGCGGCGGCCGCAAATCCGCGGTTGGACCGGTTCTGAATCACCTGGATCCGAGCCGATTCCAGGTCTGAGACGGGAGTGAGATCTTCAGGGCAGTCGTTGTTGATCACGAAAATCTCGTAGTCCAGTCGCCCTGCATTCCGGACCACGCTGCGGAGGCAGGAGACAAGATCCTGCCCGGACCGGTAATTGACGATGACTATCGACACCCGGCTCATGCTGACAGCTCTTGGTACAGGTGCTCGTAGTCGGCGGTAAAGCGGGGAGAACTGTACTCACCTTCCACCCTGGCACGGGCGTTGTCTCCCAAGCGGCGGCGCTTGAGAGGATCCCTCAACAGTTCCAGGGTGTGTTGGAGAAACTCGGCAGAGGAATCGGCAACCATAAGCTCCCGGTCGTGGTGAAATCCGTATCCATCCAGGCAGAGCCGGGTCGCCACCACGGCCTTGCCCATGGCCATGGCCTCCAGGAGCTTGCCGCGAAGTCCGGCGCCGCTGACGATGGGGGCTACAAAGACGGCGTGGCTGGAAAGCAGGGGACGCAGGTCCTCCACTCCGTCCAGAAACTCGACCCGACCCTTTTGGCTGTGCGCCAGGAGATGGTCGGGCGCCGATCGGCCGACCACGGTAAGGGTGGCGTTGGGCGCCTCTTGCAGAATCCCCGGCCAGATTTCCCGGAAAAAGTAGGACATTCCCTGCACGTTGGGTGGGTGCTTGAAAAATCCCACGAAAATCAGGCTGTCCGGACGCTCGCCGACATCCGGCCTGGCCCTGAAAAAGTCCACGTCAACGCCGCTTTGAGCCAGGCAGGGGCGGTCCACCTTCAGCCGCCGGCTCAGGTAGTCCCGGTCGACGGCCGAAAGGGCGACCACCGACCGGACCTTGCGACAAAGCCGTCTTTCGTAGACCCGCATTAGACGCCACTTGAGAAAGGCCGAAAGCTTCTCCGTCCAGGTCGCAGCCCTGCGGAAGAGTCGCTCATAAACCAGGCTGAGAACTTCGTGGTGGGTGAGCAGGCTGGGATAGCGACGAAGGTCGGGGATGAAATTCAGTGTATGCAGGTACTCGCACTGTACCAGGTCGTAGTCTCCCGTTCTCAACTCGTTGCGCACCTCCCTGCGCATCATCAGGCAGGCATTGACCACTGCCATCAGCTTGGAGAAAAGAAAGGCGCTCTTGAGCTCCCGGTGGTAGGGATAGAGCGTGATGGTTCGAACCTCATTGCAAAACTCCTTCAAACGATCGACATGGGCTCGATCCTGGCTGGTTTCGATAAAGGACAGCAGCGTGATCTCATTTCGGACTGAAAGCCCCTTGAGCAGGTTCACCAGAATCCAGGAGCCATCCACCCCCAACCTGGGGAGCCGCTTGGAGACCACCAGGATCTTGCGAGTACCGGCCGCCCGGTTTCCATTGGA
Proteins encoded in this region:
- the dusB gene encoding tRNA dihydrouridine synthase DusB, with amino-acid sequence MILAEQSSILKIRHIAVTPATFLSPMAGLTDSVFRRLIKRLGGCGLVMTEFTSAEGLTRHSVKSRRMLFYHEEERPVTAQLFGSDPGRLAEATRMVEDLGFDAIDLNLGCPAKKVVKACGGSALLREPKLLERILKEIRAAARIPFTIKIRSGWSESEIVALEIGRMAEDLGVEAITLHPRTRVQGFSGKADWRIIARLKAHLTIPVIGNGDIITAADAMRMRNETGCDGVMVGRGALTNPWIFRQIGETECGIPVTLPEVGDKYDLIKRYFSLLFEEETPGAIGKMKQFASWFTHAIPRGAALRKAIYESRSEREVMDRIEEFFQRALVAAPQT
- a CDS encoding glycosyltransferase family 2 protein, which encodes MSRVSIVIVNYRSGQDLVSCLRSVVRNAGRLDYEIFVINNDCPEDLTPVSDLESARIQVIQNRSNRGFAAAANQGCRHARGSFLLLLNPDVRVEAGALQILANTLEQHPDAGVVLPRLNSPDGSLQYSCRRFYTLATLLMRRAPFRRFWSNHPGLQRHLMADWDHRSLAEVDWGLGAAMLVRRAATESNALMDERFFLYFEDVDLCKSMWDRGWKVLYNPAACMVHSHRRDSARGWRLGAKRHHLFSLLKFLRKHRLRLGRCSETGGNP